A single Camelus ferus isolate YT-003-E chromosome 3, BCGSAC_Cfer_1.0, whole genome shotgun sequence DNA region contains:
- the CDK7 gene encoding cyclin-dependent kinase 7 isoform X1, translating to MAVDVKSRAKRYEKLDFLGEGQFATVYKARDKNTNQIVAIKKIKLGHRSEAKDGINRTALREIKLLQELSHPNIIGLLDAFGHKSNISLVFDFMETDLEVIIKDNSLVLTPSHIKAYMLMTLQGLEYLHQHWILHRDLKPNNLLLDENGVLKLADFGLAKSFGSPNRAYTHQVVTRWYRAPELLFGARMYGVGVDMWAVGCILAELLRRVPFLPGDSDLDQLTRIFETLGTPTEEQWPDMCSLPDFVTFKSFPGIPLQHIFIAAGDDLLDLIQGLFLFNPCTRITATQALKTKYFSNRPGPTPGCQLPRPNCPVDALKEQSNPAMATKRKRTEALEQGGLPKKLIF from the exons ATGGCTGTGGACGTGAAGTCGCGAGCAAAGCGTTATGAAAAACTGGACTTCCTCGGGGAGGGACAG tTTGCCACGGTTTACAAGGCCAGAGACAAGAACACCAATCAAATTGTCGCCATTAAGAAA ATAAAACTTGGACATAGATCAGAAGCTAAAGATG GTATAAATAGAACAGCCTTAAGAGAAATAAAGTTATTACAGGAGCTAAGTCATCCAAATATAATTGGG CTCCTTGATGCTTTTGGACATAAATCTAACATTAGCCTTGTCTTTGATTTTATGGAAACTGATCTAGAG GTTATAATAAAGGATAACAGTCTTGTACTGACACCATCACACATCAAAGCCTACATGTTGATGACTCTTCAAGGATTAGAATATTTACATCAACATTGGATTCTACATAGG GATCTAAAACCAAACAACTTGTTGCTAGATGAAAATGGAGTTCTGAAACTGGCAGATTTTGGCCTGGCCAAATCATTTGGGAGCCCCAATAGAGCTTACACACATCAGGTTGTAACCAG gTGGTATCGGGCCCCTGAGCTGCTGTTTGGAGCTAGAATGTATGGTGTAGGTGTGGACATGTGGGCTGTTGGCTGTATATTAGCAGAGTTGCTTCGAAGG GTTCCTTTTTTGCCAGGAGATTCAGACCTTGACCAGCTAACAAGAATATTTGAAACTTTGGGCACACCAACTGAAGAACAGTGGCCT gatATGTGCAGTCTTCCAGATTTCGTGACATTTAAGAGTTTCCCTGGAATCCCGTTACAACATATCTTCATTGCAGCAGGAGATGACTTGCTAGATCTCATACAAGGCTTATTCTTATTTAATCCATGCACTCGAATTACAGCCACACAG GCATTGAAAACCAAGTATTTCAGTAATCGGCCAGGGCCAACCCCTGGATGTCAGCTGCCAAGACCAAACTGTCCAGTGGATGCTTTAAAGGAACAGTCTAATCCAGCCATGGCAACAAAACGGAAGAGAACAGAGGCTTTGGAACAAG GAGGATTACCCAAGAAGCTAATTTTTTAG
- the MRPS36 gene encoding 28S ribosomal protein S36, mitochondrial, whose amino-acid sequence MMGSKMASASRVVQVVKPHTPLIRFPDRRDNPKPNVSEVLRSAGLPSHSALSQHSKGSKSPDWLMNQGPPDTAEMIKTLPQKYRRKLVSQEEMEFIQRGGPE is encoded by the exons ATGATGGGCAGCAAGATGGCGTCTGCTAGCAGGGTCGTTCAG gtAGTCAAGCCACATACTCCATTGATAAGGTTCCCTGACAGAAGGGACAATCCTAAACCCAATG tatcAGAAGTTTTAAGATCGGCAGGACTACCATCTCACTCTGCACTTTCACagcattctaagggaagtaaatCACCAGACTGGCTGATGAATCAGGGCCCACCAGACACTGCAGAGATGATAAAAACATTACCTCAGAAGTACAGAAGGAAACTTGTATctcaagaagaaatggaatttaTCCAA cgtGGAGGTCCAGAATAA
- the CDK7 gene encoding cyclin-dependent kinase 7 isoform X2, with translation MAVDVKSRAKRYEKLDFLGEGQFATVYKARDKNTNQIVAIKKIKLGHRSEAKDGINRTALREIKLLQELSHPNIIGLLDAFGHKSNISLVFDFMETDLEVIIKDNSLVLTPSHIKAYMLMTLQGLEYLHQHWILHRDLKPNNLLLDENGVLKLADFGLAKSFGSPNRAYTHQVVTRWYRAPELLFGARMYGVGVDMWAVGCILAELLRRVPFLPGDSDLDQLTRIFETLGTPTEEQWPDMCSLPDFVTFKSFPGIPLQHIFIAAGDDLLDLIQGLFLFNPCTRITATQALKTKYFSNRPGPTPGCQLPRPNCPVDALKEQSNPAMATKRKRTEALEQGDL, from the exons ATGGCTGTGGACGTGAAGTCGCGAGCAAAGCGTTATGAAAAACTGGACTTCCTCGGGGAGGGACAG tTTGCCACGGTTTACAAGGCCAGAGACAAGAACACCAATCAAATTGTCGCCATTAAGAAA ATAAAACTTGGACATAGATCAGAAGCTAAAGATG GTATAAATAGAACAGCCTTAAGAGAAATAAAGTTATTACAGGAGCTAAGTCATCCAAATATAATTGGG CTCCTTGATGCTTTTGGACATAAATCTAACATTAGCCTTGTCTTTGATTTTATGGAAACTGATCTAGAG GTTATAATAAAGGATAACAGTCTTGTACTGACACCATCACACATCAAAGCCTACATGTTGATGACTCTTCAAGGATTAGAATATTTACATCAACATTGGATTCTACATAGG GATCTAAAACCAAACAACTTGTTGCTAGATGAAAATGGAGTTCTGAAACTGGCAGATTTTGGCCTGGCCAAATCATTTGGGAGCCCCAATAGAGCTTACACACATCAGGTTGTAACCAG gTGGTATCGGGCCCCTGAGCTGCTGTTTGGAGCTAGAATGTATGGTGTAGGTGTGGACATGTGGGCTGTTGGCTGTATATTAGCAGAGTTGCTTCGAAGG GTTCCTTTTTTGCCAGGAGATTCAGACCTTGACCAGCTAACAAGAATATTTGAAACTTTGGGCACACCAACTGAAGAACAGTGGCCT gatATGTGCAGTCTTCCAGATTTCGTGACATTTAAGAGTTTCCCTGGAATCCCGTTACAACATATCTTCATTGCAGCAGGAGATGACTTGCTAGATCTCATACAAGGCTTATTCTTATTTAATCCATGCACTCGAATTACAGCCACACAG GCATTGAAAACCAAGTATTTCAGTAATCGGCCAGGGCCAACCCCTGGATGTCAGCTGCCAAGACCAAACTGTCCAGTGGATGCTTTAAAGGAACAGTCTAATCCAGCCATGGCAACAAAACGGAAGAGAACAGAGGCTTTGGAACAAG